A single genomic interval of Cucumis sativus cultivar 9930 chromosome 5, Cucumber_9930_V3, whole genome shotgun sequence harbors:
- the LOC101207622 gene encoding pentatricopeptide repeat-containing protein At1g53600, mitochondrial: protein MAIFVFKQLPTFTPLNFKPFFFNFSTQILSKRGNFDSATRQKSSKFLVYCNSQITKLGRNGCIKEAESIFNRMPNKNTVSWTALLTAYAENSEINKAREVFNKIPDPNVASYNAMITAYHRRNMVDEAFELFSSMPQRNSVSYATMITGFVHAGMFDMAEKLHREKPVIVSSNVLINGYSKVGRVEDAVRIFDGMAEKDVVSWSSMISGLCRVGKIVEARKLFDKMPDRNVVTWTLMIDGYMKMNFLKDGFILFLNMRREGVEVNATTLTVLLEACGSFDRYGEGIQIHGLVLSLGFDVDAYLANSIITMYSRCYSIDAAAKQFDLMVKKDIVTWNSLITGYVQSGNLEKAVFLFENMPQKDVVSWTTLICGFASEGRIDEFIGLFQMMPEKDAIAWTAVISGLVSIEEYEIAFHWFIKMLQSVIKPNAFTLSCVLSAGASMAILNQGLQIHAIVTKMSMENDLSIQNSLVSMYSKCGNVDDALKMFYYIKVPNVVAYNTIITGLAQNGLGKEALEIFTKMQDDYLVPNHITFLGVLSACVHVGLVEEGRRYFDLMRSLYDIQPEPDHYACMVDLLCRAGMFDEAVSLVSSMPFDPHQGVWGAVLGASWTHLRLDVAELAAQNLFELEPNSATPYVILSNLHSISGDERKHELIRLMKKSRGLKKSPGCSWIILKDEVHLFHAGHQSIKNIKEMTEIIYALAEEVGRWKTS, encoded by the coding sequence ATGGCCATCTTTGTCTTCAAGCAATTGCCCACGTTTACCCCTTTGAATTTcaagcctttttttttcaatttttctaccCAGATACTTTCAAAGCGGGGAAATTTTGACTCTGCTACAAGGCAGAAAAGCAGCAAGTTTCTCGTTTATTGCAACTCCCAAATCACAAAATTGGGAAGGAATGGTTGTATCAAGGAAGCAGAGTCCATTTTCAATCGTATGCCTAACAAGAACACCGTCTCTTGGACTGCTTTGCTCACTGCATACGCTGAAAACAGCGAAATAAATAAAGCCCGTGAAGTGTTCAACAAAATACCTGACCCAAATGTTGCATCCTATAATGCGATGATTACGGCATATCATCGGAGAAACATGGTAGATGAGGCTTTTGAGTTGTTTTCTAGCATGCCTCAGCGTAATTCTGTTTCCTATGCTACCATGATCACTGGGTTTGTGCATGCTGGAATGTTTGATATGGCCGAGAAGTTGCATCGTGAAAAACCGGTTATCGTGTCCTCTAATGTGTTAATCAATGGGTATTCGAAGGTGGGGAGAGTAGAAGATGCAGTTCGGATCTTTGATGGCATGGCAGAAAAGGATGTGGTTTCTTGGAGCTCAATGATTTCTGGGCTTTGCAGAGTTGGGAAAATTGTTGAGGCGAGAAAGTTGTTTGACAAAATGCCTGACAGAAATGTTGTCACTTGGACATTAATGATTGATGGGTATatgaagatgaattttttaaaagatggttTCATATTGTTTCTAAATATGAGAAGGGAAGGGGTGGAGGTTAATGCAACTACCTTGACGGTTTTGCTTGAAGCCTGTGGTTCTTTTGATCGATATGGAGAAGGAATTCAAATCCATGGGTTGGTTCTATCCTTGGGGTTTGACGTAGATGCTTATCTAGCCAACTCTATAATCACAATGTATTCTAGATGTTATTCTATCGATGCAGCTGCTAAACAATTCGATTTAATGGTCAAGAAGGATATAGTTACATGGAATTCTTTAATTACAGGTTATGTTCAATCTGGAAACTTGGAAAAAGCTGTCTTTCTATTTGAGAATATGCCACAAAAGGATGTGGTTTCCTGGACAACTTTGATTTGTGGATTTGCCAGCGAAGGGAGGATTGACGAATTCATTGGTTTGTTTCAAATGATGCCTGAGAAGGATGCTATTGCTTGGACTGCTGTAATTTCAGGGCTTGTGAGCATAGAGGAATATGAGATAGCTTTCCATTGGTTTATTAAGATGCTTCAGAGTGTAATCAAGCCAAATGCATTCACATTGAGTTGTGTGCTTAGTGCGGGCGCCAGTATGGCAATATTAAACCAAGGGTTGCAGATCCATGCTATTGTGACAAAGATGAGTATGGAAAATGATCTGTCAATCCAGAATTCTTTAGTTTCCATGTATTCAAAGTGTGGAAATGTGGACGATGCATTGAAAATGTTCTATTATATCAAGGTTCCTAATGTTGTTGCTTACAATACCATTATCACTGGGCTAGCTCAAAATGGACTTGGGAAAGAAGCACTTGAGATATTCACGAAAATGCAGGATGATTACCTTGTACCTAACCATATTACATTTCTAGGTGTTCTTTCAGCATGTGTCCATGTGGGACTTGTAGAAGAGGGGAGAAGATACTTTGATCTAATGAGATCTTTGTATGATATTCAACCTGAGCCTGATCATTACGCTTGCATGGTTGATCTTCTTTGTCGTGCTGGAATGTTCGATGAAGCAGTTAGTTTGGTTTCTTCAATGCCATTTGACCCTCATCAAGGTGTTTGGGGAGCAGTGCTTGGGGCAAGCTGGACCCACCTCCGTCTTGATGTTGCAGAGCTTGCAGCTCAAAATCTCTTTGAACTGGAACCTAATAGTGCAACACCTTACGTGATTTTATCTAATTTACATTCTATTTCTGGTGATGAGAGAAAACATGAGCTTATAAGGTTGATGAAGAAATCAAGAGGGTTAAAGAAGAGTCCAGGTTGTAGTTGGATAATACTTAAAGATGAAGTCCATCTATTCCATGCAGGACATCAATCCATCAAAAACATCAAAGAGATGACAGAAATTATATACGCACTGGCAGAAGAAGTAGGAAGGTGGAAAACAtcataa